From Ignisphaera aggregans DSM 17230, the proteins below share one genomic window:
- a CDS encoding 4Fe-4S ferredoxin iron-sulfur binding domain-containing protein (COGs: COG2768 Uncharacterized Fe-S center protein~KEGG: tpd:Teth39_2087 4Fe-4S ferredoxin iron-sulfur binding domain-containing protein~SPTR: B0K7E4 4Fe-4S ferredoxin, iron-sulfur binding domain protein), which yields MTMTKSKVLFASAVLEKLEKAASLPYKFAKLLEESPLKDMIAPGNIVAIKIHVGDMEHGGYRTIRPIFVKILVDYVKRLGGIPFLTDTWGLRHAIVGMENGYNYETVGAPIIPVSGIKETDLVRVRVPNPLRLEEAEIGSAVFYADVLINFAHSKGHPASGYGGAIKNIAMGCTGPNTRSAIHNLEKEDTIGRAFQEALADALHAAILNKPRKVFHINYVMDVAPTCDCAPWSDIPLVPDIGILASDDIVALEKATLDMINQAPIVPSSIAEKAGLKPGDNKFLVIHGKDPYIQIEAAYRKGLGNLDYEVIKV from the coding sequence ATGACTATGACAAAATCAAAGGTATTATTCGCAAGTGCTGTACTAGAAAAATTAGAGAAGGCGGCTAGTCTTCCATATAAATTTGCTAAATTGCTTGAGGAAAGCCCTCTAAAGGATATGATAGCACCTGGAAATATAGTTGCAATAAAGATTCATGTAGGTGATATGGAGCATGGAGGCTATAGAACTATTAGACCTATATTTGTGAAAATACTTGTGGATTATGTTAAAAGGCTTGGAGGAATACCATTTTTAACAGATACATGGGGACTTAGACATGCGATAGTCGGGATGGAAAATGGATATAACTATGAAACTGTTGGAGCTCCAATAATTCCTGTATCTGGTATAAAGGAGACAGATCTTGTTAGGGTGAGAGTTCCAAATCCATTGAGATTAGAGGAGGCTGAGATAGGTAGTGCTGTATTCTATGCAGATGTCTTGATAAATTTTGCACATTCTAAGGGACATCCAGCAAGTGGATATGGAGGTGCTATAAAGAATATAGCCATGGGATGCACAGGTCCAAATACTCGTTCAGCTATACATAACCTAGAGAAGGAGGATACAATTGGAAGAGCGTTTCAGGAGGCTCTGGCTGATGCTCTACATGCAGCTATATTAAATAAACCTAGAAAAGTTTTTCACATAAACTATGTAATGGATGTAGCTCCAACATGTGACTGTGCTCCATGGTCTGATATTCCATTGGTTCCAGATATAGGTATACTAGCATCTGATGATATTGTAGCTCTTGAAAAAGCGACACTAGATATGATAAACCAAGCACCGATAGTCCCTAGTTCAATAGCTGAAAAAGCAGGGCTTAAACCAGGTGACAACAAGTTTCTGGTTATACATGGTAAAGATCCCTATATACAGATTGAAGCTGCATATAGAAAAGGCTTAGGAAACCTTGATTATGAAGTGATAAAGGTATGA
- a CDS encoding DEAD/DEAH box helicase domain protein (COGs: COG1204 Superfamily II helicase~InterPro IPR001650:IPR011545:IPR014001:IPR014021~KEGG: smr:Smar_0209 DEAD/DEAH box helicase domain-containing protein~PFAM: DEAD/DEAH box helicase domain protein; helicase domain protein~SMART: DEAD-like helicase ; helicase domain protein~SPTR: A3DL12 DEAD/DEAH box helicase domain protein~PFAM: Helicase conserved C-terminal domain; DEAD/DEAH box helicase) has translation MLFGYIECVNSMDISIESLPKIIRDGIREKGIVSFTPPQIEALRSGVLDDISVIVSAPTASGKTLIGELALINAVLRGKKGIYTSPLKALVYEKYQEFRFWEKYGFRIGISMGDYEVTEEELKRLENYDIIVTTYERLDSIMRRRPLWMNNVGTIVIDELHMLGDRSRGHIVEMIAIRAKLMGIQIVGLSATIGNAEEIARWLNAKLVKSDWRPVKLYEVIAYYSGRSEDRQWYMYLPKEIFNDQSPIVVDDITKYWILRAVKEGFNVLEFRYSRKAVEELASIYSIVLCANLDHKDRAFLDKLAEELEEYVPDFEYEKLAPLIRCGASYHHAGLTPEARRFIENAFRERFIRYLAATPTLAMGVNLPARVVIINTKYFNGRSLEKISVLEYKQLSGRAGRPQYDPYGIVVVAKDSRSMNESLSYIMGVPEPITSTLLSDEALRKHVLAVIVSGEVNTFDKLITFFSNSFGASRLSGDVLRYKLSSAVELLEELSMIRSRETDTKTLLTPTKLGITTSWLYIDPLTSFIVIEGLRDRTNVSDLYYLTLIGMTPDFSDISLPKGLYEWFSDLAEEYEIMGEIPPERIEHSFRDPGINWMRGFIIGLILRDWIEEVPERNIIEKYGIEAGDLRVIRENGEWLAYAASAICRVLNMDNHANRLSVIVERIKHGVKEDAIPLARLRYIGRVRARLLLNNNIKSVEDILRYREKIIRILGESWGSKIILEAERFVEQKQ, from the coding sequence GTGTTATTCGGCTATATAGAGTGTGTTAATAGTATGGATATCTCTATTGAAAGTCTTCCAAAGATTATAAGAGATGGTATTAGGGAGAAGGGCATAGTTAGCTTTACACCTCCTCAGATAGAAGCATTAAGGAGTGGAGTTCTAGATGATATTAGTGTTATTGTTTCTGCACCTACTGCAAGTGGAAAGACATTAATAGGTGAATTAGCACTTATAAATGCTGTTCTTAGGGGTAAGAAGGGTATCTATACTAGTCCTCTTAAAGCTCTTGTCTATGAGAAGTATCAGGAGTTTAGATTTTGGGAGAAGTATGGTTTTCGTATAGGTATTTCTATGGGTGATTATGAGGTCACAGAGGAGGAGCTTAAGAGATTAGAGAACTATGATATTATTGTAACAACATATGAAAGACTAGATTCTATCATGAGGAGAAGACCTTTGTGGATGAATAATGTTGGAACAATAGTTATAGATGAACTTCATATGCTTGGGGATAGGAGTAGGGGTCATATAGTTGAGATGATTGCAATTAGAGCTAAGCTAATGGGTATACAGATAGTAGGTCTTTCAGCTACTATAGGTAATGCAGAAGAGATTGCTAGATGGTTAAATGCAAAGCTTGTTAAATCTGATTGGAGGCCTGTGAAGCTATATGAGGTTATAGCCTATTATAGTGGAAGGAGTGAGGATAGACAATGGTATATGTATCTCCCAAAAGAGATATTCAATGATCAATCACCTATAGTTGTAGATGATATAACCAAGTACTGGATATTAAGAGCAGTTAAAGAGGGTTTTAATGTACTTGAGTTTAGATATTCTAGAAAAGCTGTAGAAGAGCTCGCATCGATTTACTCCATAGTGCTTTGTGCAAATCTTGATCATAAAGATAGAGCATTTTTAGACAAGTTAGCAGAAGAGTTAGAGGAATATGTACCTGATTTTGAATATGAAAAGCTTGCACCTTTGATTAGATGTGGTGCCTCTTATCACCATGCAGGGCTCACACCAGAGGCAAGAAGATTTATAGAAAATGCCTTTAGAGAGAGGTTTATACGCTATCTTGCAGCAACACCAACACTTGCAATGGGTGTTAATCTCCCCGCAAGAGTTGTAATAATAAATACTAAGTATTTTAATGGTAGATCGCTGGAGAAGATAAGTGTTCTTGAATATAAACAGTTATCTGGTAGAGCTGGAAGACCTCAATATGATCCTTATGGAATTGTTGTAGTAGCAAAAGACTCTAGATCTATGAATGAATCTCTAAGCTATATAATGGGGGTACCTGAACCAATAACATCAACACTATTGAGTGATGAAGCATTAAGAAAACATGTTTTAGCAGTTATTGTTTCGGGGGAGGTAAATACATTTGATAAACTTATAACTTTCTTTAGCAATTCTTTTGGTGCTTCAAGACTAAGTGGAGATGTACTTAGATATAAATTAAGTTCAGCAGTAGAACTTCTTGAAGAGCTTAGCATGATTAGGAGTAGGGAGACTGATACAAAGACTTTATTAACACCAACAAAACTTGGAATAACAACATCATGGCTGTATATAGATCCACTTACAAGTTTCATAGTAATTGAGGGTCTTAGGGATAGGACAAATGTATCTGATTTATACTATCTAACATTAATAGGTATGACACCAGATTTCTCTGATATAAGTCTACCAAAGGGATTATATGAGTGGTTTAGTGATCTAGCTGAAGAATATGAAATTATGGGGGAAATACCACCAGAAAGAATTGAGCATAGTTTTAGAGATCCTGGAATAAACTGGATGAGAGGATTCATAATTGGGCTAATACTTCGTGATTGGATAGAAGAAGTTCCAGAGAGAAATATAATTGAGAAGTATGGTATAGAGGCAGGAGATCTTAGGGTGATAAGAGAGAATGGAGAATGGTTAGCATATGCAGCTTCAGCTATATGCAGAGTTCTGAATATGGATAACCATGCAAATAGATTATCGGTAATTGTTGAGAGGATTAAACATGGTGTAAAAGAGGATGCTATTCCATTAGCTAGACTCAGATATATAGGGAGGGTTAGAGCTAGATTACTATTGAATAACAATATAAAGTCTGTTGAAGATATATTAAGATATAGAGAAAAGATTATTAGAATTCTTGGAGAAAGCTGGGGGAGCAAAATTATTTTAGAGGCAGAGAGATTCGTTGAACAAAAACAATAA
- a CDS encoding acetyl-CoA synthetase (ADP-forming) beta subunit ;branched-chain acyl-CoA synthetase (ADP-forming) beta subunit (COGs: COG1042 Acyl-CoA synthetase (NDP forming)~InterPro IPR013650:IPR011761~KEGG: hbu:Hbut_1337 hypothetical protein~PFAM: ATP-grasp domain protein~SPTR: A2BMF5 Conserved archaeal protein~PFAM: ATP-grasp domain), which yields MSLRSIILKARDEGRKKLLEHEAYEILSEYKFPVPKFGLAKSEEEAVKIADSIGYPVVLKIVSPDIVHKSDVGGVIINLKDSSDVREGFRKIMLNVRNRAPNARIEGVLIQEMVPQGLEIIVGSTRDTIFGPIVMFGLGGVFVEVLRDVSFRVAPITPIDADMMIRELKAYKILEGYRGSPPRDLDAVKDILIKTSNIMLEVEEIQDIDLNPIMLFERGKGAKIADARIMLR from the coding sequence ATGAGCTTGAGGTCTATAATACTAAAAGCTAGAGATGAGGGTAGAAAGAAACTTTTAGAGCATGAAGCTTACGAGATACTTTCTGAATACAAATTCCCTGTACCAAAATTTGGTTTAGCTAAAAGCGAAGAGGAGGCTGTGAAGATTGCTGACTCGATAGGATATCCTGTAGTATTAAAAATTGTAAGTCCAGACATAGTCCATAAGTCTGATGTAGGAGGTGTAATAATAAATCTTAAGGATTCAAGTGATGTTAGAGAGGGGTTTAGGAAGATTATGTTAAATGTTAGAAATAGAGCTCCAAATGCTAGGATTGAAGGTGTATTAATCCAGGAAATGGTGCCCCAAGGACTTGAGATAATCGTAGGTTCAACGAGAGATACAATATTTGGGCCTATAGTGATGTTTGGGTTGGGCGGAGTCTTTGTTGAGGTTCTCAGAGATGTAAGTTTTAGAGTAGCTCCAATAACTCCTATAGATGCTGATATGATGATCCGCGAGTTAAAGGCTTATAAAATACTTGAGGGTTATAGAGGTTCACCACCTAGAGATTTGGATGCAGTAAAAGATATTTTAATAAAGACATCAAATATTATGCTTGAAGTTGAAGAGATTCAGGATATTGATCTAAACCCTATAATGTTGTTTGAACGGGGCAAAGGAGCAAAAATAGCTGATGCAAGAATAATGCTTAGGTGA